The following nucleotide sequence is from Halomonas chromatireducens.
GGCTGTGCTGCACCACCATGACAGGGGGCTCCCCGCTTGCTTCATGGCGAGTCAACGCCTGCTCCGCCTGACTCATCAACGTCTCCGCCAGCCCTGGTTCAAGGGCACCGTTACCGTTCATCGCCTGCATCAGTACCTGCTCGAGCTGTGCCTCCAAGCCAATGACATTGAGCGTGTCCTGACCCGGGAACCACTGCTGAGTGATCGACCGGCCCAGGGCGATTCGCACAAGGGCGGTCAGCTCATTGGCATCCTGCTGCTGAGGGGCATACTCTGCCAAGGTGTCGAGAATAGTACGCATGTCGCGAATCGAAACGTCCTCTTCCAGCAGGTTCTGCAGGATACGTTGCAGCGTGGTCAAATTGATCGCCTTGGGCACCACGTCCTCAACCAGGGACTTCTGCTCCTCGCCCAGCTTGTCGAGAAGTTTCTGGACTTCCTGACGCCCCAGCATCTCGGCAGCGTGACGGTGCAGCACGTGGTTGAGATGCGTCGCCACCACGGTCCCCGCATCGACCACCGTATACCCATAGACCTGAGCATGCTCCCGCTGCCCGGAATCGATCCATACCGCTGGCAAGCCGAAGGCCGGGTCTTCAGTGGGGGTGCCTTGCAGCTGGCCCGTCACCTGGCCGGGATCAATGGCCAGCCACTGGCCCGGGAATGCCTCGGCCCGGCCGATTTCTGCGCCCTTGAGCGTAATCACGTAGGTATTGGCACCCAGCTCAAGGTTGTCACGAATATGAACGACTGACGGGAGGAAGCCCACTTCCTGCGCAAATTTCTTGCGCACACTCTTGATGCGCCCCAGTAGCTCGCCCGCCTGGCGCTGATCGACCAGCGGGATCAGCCGGTGCCCCACTTCCAGCCCCAGTGTATCGACCAGCTGCACGTCGTCCCAACTCGCCTCGGGGGCCTCGGGAGGTGGTGGCGGTTCGGCGCTGATTTCCTGCTCGACCAGCCGCTGCTCCGCCTGCCGAGTCAGCATCCAGGCCAGGCCTGCCAGCAGGCCGGTAAAGAGCAGGAACACCATGTTGGGCATACCCGGAACCATGCCCAGAAGGCCCATGACCACCGCGGCCAGAATCAACACCTGAGGATTGACGAACAGCTGACTTATCATCTGCTGACCCACATCCTCCTCGGTATTTACCCGGGAGACAGTAACGCCAGCGGCGGTGGAGATCACCAGCGCCGGGATCTGCGCCACCAGGCCGTCGCCGATGGTCATCAGCGTATAGGTCTTTGCCGCATCGCCGAAGCCCATGCCGTGTTGCAGCATGCCGATCAGCAGCCCGCCGATGATATTGACCACCATGATCACCAGGCCAGCCATGGCATCGCCGCGCACGAACTTGCTGGCGCCGTCCATGGAGCCGTAGAAGTCCGCCTCCTGGGCAACCTCGGCACGCCGCTTACGGGCATCCTCCTCGCCGATCAGCCCTGCATTCAGGTCAGCATCGATGGCCATCTGCTTGCCCGGCATCGCGTCGAGCATGAAGCGAGCGCCCACCTCGGCGATCCGGCCGGCACCCTTGGTGATTACCATGAAATTGATGATGACGAGAATCAGGAAGACCACCAGGCCGACGGCAAAGTTACCCCCCACCAGGAAGGTGCCAAAGGCCTCGATTACCTTGCCGGCGGAATCGCCACCCTGATGCCCCTCCATCAGGATGACACGGGTAGAAGCCACGTTGAGCGAAAGCCGCAGCAGCGTGGTAAAGAGCAGCACCGCCGGAAAGGCGGCGAAATCCAGCGGTTTCTGGGTGAACATGCTGACCAGCAGGACCATGATTGCCAGTGCGATGTTGAAGGTGAACAGCATGTCCAGCGCAAAAGGCGGCAGCGGCAGGATCATCATGGCCAGGATCATGAGGATCAGGATCGGCCCTGCCAGCAGCTTCATGCGCACGTCGCCCATCCAGTCGCGGCGACCGATAATATGACTAAGGGACTTCATTGACGCCCCCCGGTCGAATCATTGCGCTGTGATGCATTTCGATCAGCCTCGTCATTGTCACCGGGCACGGCCAGCTCTGGCGGTATGGGTAGATCCTCGGGCGTAGGTGGCACGTCTCCCCCCTCAAGTGACACATGCTTGAGGCGGAAGGCCCAGGCCAGCACCTCCGCCACGGCAGTATACAGAGTCAATGGGATCTCCCTGTCGAGATCCACGTGATGATACAGAGCCCGCGCCAGCGGTGGGGCCTCAAGCAGGGGTACACCAGCTTCCTGGCCCACTTCCCGGATACGCGCTGCCACCATGTCAGCCCCCTTGGCCACGACACGTGGCGCGCCCATCTGTTTCTCGTCGTACTGCAACGCCACCGCGTAGTGCGTGGGGTTGGTAATGATGACGTCCGCTTCGGGCACCTTGCTCATCATTCGGCCTCGGGCCATTGCCTGCTGCTGGGAGCGAATGCGGGCCTTGACGTGCGGGTCGCCCTCGCTCTCCTTGTGCTCCCGCTTGACCTCCTCCTTGGACATGCGCAGCTTCTTGGCATGGCTATATAGCTGATAAGGCACGTCGATCAGGATGACCACCAGCAGCGTCAGCACCATCAGTCCGCAGGCCTGGGCCGCCATCATCAGGGCACGTGCCAGGGCCTGTGTCGTTGGCTGATCGAGCAGCGAGAGGTACTCACCCCGATTGAAGTAAAGGTATGCCATCCCTACCCCACCGATCAGCGTCGACTTGGCAATCGCCTTGAACAACTCGACCAGGGCCTGCACGCCGAACATCCGCTTCAAGCCCTTGAACAGGTTCAGCTTCGACAACTGCGGCTTGAGCGACTTGGCTGATATCAGCCAGCCACCCAGCAGGGCCGGGGCCACCAGGGCGATCAGGGCCAGCAACAGGAACAGCGGCAGCATCGTCCACAGCGTGCGCTGCCCAAGGTTCAGCACGTTGACCAGCATGGGGCCCGTCTCGAAGGCCTGCTGCCGCTCAAAGAGAAAGGCCTGTTCCATTACCAGACCCAACTGGTCATAAAGCATGGCACCCATCGACCACATGCCCACCACACCGCCCAACAGCAGCATGAACGTGGTCAATTCACGGGATCGGGCAACCTGCCCCTCCTCGCGCGACTTCTGGAGTCGTCGAGGCGTGGCCTCTTCGGTCTTTTCCTGATCACTGCTCTGGTCAGCCATGGCATCCGGACGTTCGTGTGCACGCTGGCTATTGTGGGGGCTTCAAGGGAAGGGTAATACGCCAAAAAGCGCCGATGATCGTGGCCTTATCGACCATGACCCTCGACGCGGAAGCGGTAACGGAGAAAACGTAAGTGGCCAGGAGCCTTTCGGATTTGACCGTTCTCGGTAAACCAGCGTTAAGTTCGAGAGGCTTCTAGAACCCCAACTGATCGAGAAGATCGTCGACCTGGTCCTGATCGGTGACGATATCAGCCGCAGGCTTGATCTGAGGGCCATTGAGCAGGCTCTCCTCACGCTTGCGGTCGTTTTCCCACTGATCGTTGGCCTTCTGCTGCATGGTTTCCCGGTCCATGTTCTCGGGAACGGCGTCGATGAGCACTTGCACTAGCTGGTGCTCGATCTCGCGAATCACATCCATCATCTTCTTGATGACCTGGCCCGTCAGGTCCTGGAAATCCTGAGCCATCATGATCTCGAGCAGCTCCTTCTGGGTTGCCTGGGTCTTGTCAGGCACGCCGGCAAGGTAGGACCGCGTCTCGTTGACCAGCTCGCGCGCCTCATCGAGCTCCTTGGGCTCCGCGAACCACTCTGCCCAGCGCTTGTCCAGCGCCCCGGCATCATCGCTGAGGGAATCCTGCAGCGGCTGCGCCCGGTCGATGGCATTCAGCGCACGCTCGGCGGCCTGCTCGGTCATTGTCGCCACATAGCTGAGACGATCCCGGGCGTCGGGTATGGCTTCCGCAGCCTTTTCAATCTCCTTGTCCAAGCCCAGCTCGCGCATGCTCTCTCTGAGCATGCGCGTCAGTTGACCAATACGCTGCACCAGTTCCTCACCGGCGGCGCTGGACGGCTGCGCCTCACCGGGCTGCTCGTTTGCGCTCATCTTGTCGTCTCCTTCGCCAGGTAACTATCCCCGGCAATCACTTGCCCATTTTCTCGAATATCTTGTTGAGTTTTTCTTCCAGGGTTGCGGCCGTGAAGGGTTTGACCACATAGCCACTGGCGCCTGCCTGGGCAGCGGCGATGATATTCTCCTTCTTGGCTTCGGCAGTGACCATCAGTACCGGCAGCTCCTTGAGCCCGTCGTCGGCACGAATCTGCTTGAGCATCTCCAGTCCGTCGAGATTGGGCATGTTCCAGTCGGACACCACGAACTCAAAGCCACCCGAACGGAGTTTGCTCAACGCCTCCTGGCCATCCTCGGCCTCCTCGACATTGGTGTAACCCAGTTCCTTGAGCAGGCTCCGAACGATCCTCCGCATGGTCGGGAAGTCATCGACCACCAGAAAGCTCATGTTCTTGTCAGCCATCGGGATTCCTCATTTGTGTCATGCAATAGTTGACTGACGGCGGGACTCTCCGCCGCCATAGTTCAGAATTCTTCCCACTCGCCCTCGGCCACAGGCTCGTTGCGTGCCTTGCGCTGCGGCTTGGGGTCCACCTCAGCGACCTGTCGCTGTGCAGGCTGCGCCAGTGCCGGCACGCGGGTGCGGGCCGCCAGGTCGGCACGGCTCTGGTCCGTACCGACCTTGGCATTCTCCGCCGGCTGCGTCTGGTGTGAGGCCTGAAGGGCGTCTCCAGCCAGGCGGAATACCGCCACGGCCTGCTCCAGTCGACTGGCCTGCTCCTCCAGTGAGGAAGCCGCCACGGTGGCCTGCTGGACCAGCGACGCGTTCTGCTGAGTCACCTGATCCATCTGCCCCACCGCCTGGCTGACCTGCTCGATGCCGTCACTCTGCTCCTGTGAGGCCGCGGAGATCTCATCCATGATGTCGGTGACACGACGAACCGCCGCCACCACCCCATCCATGGTCTCCCCGGCCTGTTCGGCCAGCGTCGAGCCCTCCTTGACCTGGGCTACCGAACCATCGATCAGCTCCTTGATCTCCTTGGCGGCAGTGGCACTGCGGCTGGCGAGATTGCGCACCTCGCCGGCCACCACGGCAAAGCCTCGACCCTGTTCGCCGGCCCTTGCCGCTTCCACGGAGGCATTCAGCGCCAGAATGTTCGTCTGGAAGGCGATGGAATCGATCACGCTGGTGATATCGCTGATCTTCTTCGAGCTGGCCGAGATACCACCCATGGTCTGCACGACACGATCGACCACCTCGCCGCCCCGCTCCGCGGTGGTTGAGGCATCCAGGGCCAGGCCGCTGGCCTGGCGGGCGTTGTCGGCGTTCTGGCGAACGGTCGCGGTGATCTCCTCCATGCTTGCCGCCGTCTCCTGCAGCGATGCGGCCTGCTGCTCGGTGCGCGACGAGAGATCGGCGTTACCACCGGCGATCTCGCGAGTGCCGATATGTATCGACCCGCTGCTGTCTCGCACCTGTCCGACGATACGCACCAGGCTCTGCTGCATATTGCGCATGGCGTTGAACAGCTTGCCGATCTCGTTCTGGCTCCCCTGCGGGATCTTCCCGGTCAGGTCGGCCTTGGAAATGGTCTGCAGGTGCTGGACCGCCGTGTTCAGGGGCCGGACGACCGTTGCCCGCAGCCCCAGATAGACAAGCAGCAGCACCGCAGCGGCCAGCAGGAGAGCCCCCAGCTTGATCAGCTCGAAGCGATCCGCCTGCTGCTGGAAGTCTGCCACCATCGCTGAAGCGCTATCGAACCCGTAGGCGACGAAAGCCGCCATGCTGGCGCTCAGGGCCTCTGCCGGCTCGATCAGCTCATCGCGCAGATTCCCGAACTCCGGGGTATTGAGTTCATCGAGAGCAACATGCTGTTGACGCACCAGCTCCAGCACGTTGGTGAAGTTCGATTCCACCTCACCAGCGAGGGCCACGCCCTGGGACGACTTGGGAGCGTCAGCGAAGTTGCTGAGGCGCCGCTCCGAGCGGTTGAGATAATCGTCCGCCTGGGCAAGCTGCTCATTGGCCTGGGCCATACGTCCCAGCATGACCTGGTTGGAGGCAATCTCGAGGCTCACCCGTGCCTGATTAAGCAATGCATCGGCCCGATTGATTTCATTGAGCTGCTGCACGTTGATCCGGTCCAGGTCGGCCAGTATCAGGCCCGCCTGGCGATCCGAGAGTGCCGACAGCGTCGCTACCAGGCCAATCAAGACGGCAAAGCTGATCAGTGCGACAATCACGGATACGTGAATGCTGATGTTGCGGATGAATCGACTCATATCGGCAGTTCCTCGCGCTCTGTGACGCTAGTGTCTTCAGTCTTGATTGTTATGATTAGACCCGCTGTGCACGGCCAGAGGCCGCCACCAGAGCCATCAAGCGTTCCGGTATGTCGTCAAGGCCGAGCACCTCGGCTGCCCCACCCAAGGCGATGGCCTCACGAGGCATGCCAAACACAACACAGCTCGCCTCGTCCTGGGCAACCGTGGCAGACCCTGCCTGACGCATCTCGAGCAGCCCGGCCGCACCGTCCTTGCCCATGCCGGTCAGAATCACACCGATGGCATTGCGCCCCGCCTGGGTCGAGGCGGAATGGAAGAGCACGTCCACGGATGGACGATGACGGTTGACCGGGGGGCCGTCGTCCAGCCGAGCGACATAGTTGGCTCCACTGCGAGCCAGCTTGAGGTGGGAGTCACCCGGGGCGATATAGGCGTGGCCCGGTAGCACGCGTTCACCGTCGCTGGCCTCCTTGACCGTGATCTGGCACAGCCGGTCGAGCCGCTCGGCGAAGGAACGGGTAAAGCCACCCGGCATGTGCTGGGTGATCAGGATGGCAGGACTGTTGGCCGGCAGCGGTTCCAGTACGGCGCGTATCGCCTCGGTGCCACCCGTCGAAGCCCCGATGATGATCAGCTTTTCACTGGAGACCAGCGGTGCCTTCAGCGTTGGCCGTGTGGCCGCCTCTGGTCGCCGGGCCTGTCTTGGTCGTGACTTGGCGGCGGCGCGAATCTTCTCGGCGATATCGTTGGCATAATCCATCATGCCGTTGCGAATCCCCAGCGCCGGCTTGGCGACGAAGTCAACGGCCCCCAGCTCCAGGGCTCGAAGCGTGACTTCAGACCCAGCCTGCGTCAGCGAAGACACCATCAGGACCGGCATGGGCCTCAGGCGCATCAGACGCTCGAGGAAATCGAGGCCGTCCATGCGCGGCATCTCGACGTCCAGCGTCAGCACATCCGGATTGTGACGCTTGATGAGATCACGTGCCACCAAGGGATCCGGCGCCACGGCTACGACTTCCATATCCGGCTGGGAGTTGATGATCTCGCTCAGCAGGTCGCGAATCAGGGCTGAATCATCGACACACAGCACTTTGATCCTGTTCGATCCCAAGACGAGGCCTCCTTGATGACAAGGGCCGCTCGACACGGCCCAGGGCGAATGATGTATAGGTCTACCATCGGCCTGGCCGGCCAGAACTTTAGCGCTCAGGCGATCAACGTTGGCAGGCCGAAAGGATGAAGTGAAAACTCAACGGTGGCTGGCAAGGGTGTAGACGGTCTGCCCCCGCAGCCGGAATACCTTGCTGATATAGGAGAAATTCTCGGAGTGACCGGCAAACAGCAGCCCATTGGGCTTGAGCAACGGGGCAAAGCGCTCGAGAATTCGCGCCTGGGTCTCCTTGTCGAAATAGATCATGACGTTACGACAAAAGATCGCATCGAAGGGCCCCTTGACCGGCCACTGGGGCGCCAGCAAGTTCATTGACTGAAAATCCACCAGCGAGGAGACTTCGGGCCGAATCCTGGCGAACCCCTCATGCCGTCCCTTGCCCTTCTGGAAGAACCGCTTCACTCGCGCTTCATCGAGCTTGCGCACCTGCTCGATGGGATAGACCCCCGCCCTGGCCCTTGCGAGGGCTTCCGTATCGATGTCGGTGGCCACCACGCGAGCATCGGATGCCTTCGGGCCAAGGCTTTCCAGCAGGGTCATGGCGAGCGAGTAAGGCTCCTCACCCGATGACGCAGCAGCACTCCAGAGCCGCACCGGCCCACTGGCCTGGCGGACATGCTCGGCCAGTAGCGGGAAATGGTGCATCTCCCGAAAGAACGCGGTGAGATTGGTGGTCAAGGCGTTGGTAAACTCCTCCCACTCCCTTGCCTCAGGCTGGCGCGCCAGCCTGGCAAGATAATCGCTGAAGCGGATCAGTCCATGATGACGCAAGCGTTTTGCAAGACGGCTGTAGACCATCTCGCGCTTGTGCTCGGCCAACACGATGCCCGCTCGCTGATAGATCAACTTGCGAATCTGGGTGAAGTCCTCGTCGGTCAGGACCAGATCACGCTCGAGTTGGCCGAGACCGGACCACTGACCCGGGTCTGCGCCGGAGCCTGGCTCTGTAGTCGTCAAAACGTTTCCCACTCTTCATCCATGGATGACGCAGCCTTGCCCTGCTTCGATGGTGACGACTTCACCGGCCGGGGATCATGCTGCAGAGGTGGCACATTGGCACGCGGGGCTTCCGCCCTGGCCGCTGGCTGCACCGATTCAATCGCCTCAACCTGCTCAGGCCCTGCACCTCGCAAGCGGAATACCCGGATTGCCTGAGCCAACTGCTCTGCCTGATACTGCAGGTCACTGGCCGCTCGGGCACTCTGCTGGACGCGCTCGGCATTCTGCTGGGTCACCTGGTCCATCTCGGTGATCGCCTGGTTGATCTGGCCGATACCACTGCTCTGCTCCTCGGAGGCCGCGGTGATCTCGCCCATGATGTCGTTGACCCGCGTGGACGCGGACACCACTTCCGCCATGGCACTTTCTGCCTTCTGCACCTGGGCCGCGCCCTCCTTGATTTCACTGGAGGAACCATCGATCAGCTGGCGGATCTCCTTGGCGGCATCCGCGCTGCGTCCCGCCAGGCTGCGAACCTCGCCGGCCACCACGGCGAAACCGCGGCCCTGCTCACCGGCCCGAGCCGCCTCCACCGAGGCATTCAGGGCCAGAATATTGGTCTGGAAAGCGATTCCGTCAATGACATTGATGATGTCAGTCATCTTGTTGGAACTGGCGGTGATCCTCTCCATGGTCTTGACCACGCCGTGCATCAGTTCACCGGTGTCACGCACGCGTCCGGCGTTGTCCAGGGCCAGTCCGCTGGCCTGGCGAGCGTTGTCGGTATTCTGCTGCACGGTAGTGGTCATCTCCTCCATGCTGGAGGCGGTTTCCTGCAGCGAGGCGGCCTGCTGCTCGGTTCGGGCCGAGAGATCCTCGTTGCCGCGGGCGATGGAGCGCGAGGCCGGTGTCACAACTTCAATGCCCTGCTGGACGCTATGGGTCGTGGTGTAGAGGCTCTTGCGCATCATATTCAGCGCCTTGAGCAGTATCCCGACTTCGTCGCGCCGCTGCTCCGGCGAGCGCACCGCCAGGTTGCCGGAGGCGACCTGCAGGGTGAAGTCCACGGCCCGGCGCAGCGGCCGGGTAATGGAGGCCATGGTCCAGAGTCCCAGCATGATAAGGAAGGCAACGCCGAGCGATACGGCAATGACCTGCCCCTTCAGCATCAGCGCCTGACCCTGTGCCGCCTCCTCGGCCAGCGCATTGGCAAAGATCAGCTTGTCCTCCACCAATACATTGATGCTTTGACCGATCAGTTCGACTTGCGCGCGCAGCACATCATTGAAAGCCTCGTAGGCAGCGAAACCGCTACCTTCGATCAGGGCTAGCATCGTGGGTCGAATGCCTTCTTCAACGGCAACCTCGAGCTGCCCGTCCAGGGAGGCAATCTCCGGCTGTGTGGCGTCCTCGCCCTCCAGGAAACTCTCCCAGGAGCTCTCGACACGCTCGATGACGACATTGACCTCATCATCGAGTTCATGGATCTGCTCCAGACGCAGCGCACGGGGATTGCGTACCGGGCGCTCCAGGTCAATCATCAGTTGACTCAGAAGCTGATCGATACGCTGGAGGTCGGCGATATCCTGCACGCCATTATTGTTGAGCTGAGCAACTCGGTCCCCCGATACCTGCAGGCCATAGAGACCGGCCGCGCCGCTGAGCATAAGCAACAGAACGGGCACCAGAGTCATCATGACCAGCTTGGCGCGGATGGTATGCAGATTGAGCCGTGCGATGAGCCCAAGCGGACCGCGCCGAACCAGCTGCCCCTGGCGGAAGGCCAGGTGCCTTGTACGCCCCTCGCGCAGGCGGGCGTAATCGTGCGCGGCCTTTTCGGCTGTCGCCGGATCGGCCTTGACGCGTACCGAGGTGTAGCCGAGACACTTCCCCTCTTCGAGAATCGGAGTGACAGTGGCTTGCACCCAGTAATGATCGCCGTTCTTGCGACGATTCTTTATCACCCCCTGCCAGGTTTCTCCCTGCTTGAGGGTCTGCCACAGGTCGGCAAAGGCTTCCTGCGGCATATCGGGATGACGGACGAGATTATGGTGCGCCCCAATCAGTTCCTCATGGGTGAAGCCACTGACCTCGACGAATGCCGCATTGGCATAAGTGATTCGCCCCTCGAGGTCAGTTCGAGTGATCAAAAGGTGCTGATCGCTCAGCTTGTATTCACGCTGTGTTACCGGCTGATTGTCGCGCATAGTTATTTTCCCTTGTCACCTAGCCACGCCCGGGGCGCCAAACCCATACCTAACCCCAGTGCCTGAATCCCATAACCCCGCACCCTCACCACATCGCTCAGAAGGAAGCCCACTCCTCCTCGGTCACTGGCCGCCCCGCTCTGCCTGTCTCACGCCTCGCGGGCATCGGATCATGCCGCAAGTCTGTTGTGGCCGCCGGACTCCACCCGGAGCCGCCTGACTGAAGCGCATCCGCCTCCCCGACAGCTGGCACCGTCTCGGGGCCGGCACCGCTCAGTCGAAACACGCGGATCATCCGGTCGAGCATCTCCGCCTGATGCTGCAGATCAATGGCCGCACGCGCACTTTCCAGAACCCGCTCGGCATTCTGCTGGGTCACCTGGTCCATTTCGGTGATCGCCTGGT
It contains:
- the flhA gene encoding flagellar biosynthesis protein FlhA, which encodes MKSLSHIIGRRDWMGDVRMKLLAGPILILMILAMMILPLPPFALDMLFTFNIALAIMVLLVSMFTQKPLDFAAFPAVLLFTTLLRLSLNVASTRVILMEGHQGGDSAGKVIEAFGTFLVGGNFAVGLVVFLILVIINFMVITKGAGRIAEVGARFMLDAMPGKQMAIDADLNAGLIGEEDARKRRAEVAQEADFYGSMDGASKFVRGDAMAGLVIMVVNIIGGLLIGMLQHGMGFGDAAKTYTLMTIGDGLVAQIPALVISTAAGVTVSRVNTEEDVGQQMISQLFVNPQVLILAAVVMGLLGMVPGMPNMVFLLFTGLLAGLAWMLTRQAEQRLVEQEISAEPPPPPEAPEASWDDVQLVDTLGLEVGHRLIPLVDQRQAGELLGRIKSVRKKFAQEVGFLPSVVHIRDNLELGANTYVITLKGAEIGRAEAFPGQWLAIDPGQVTGQLQGTPTEDPAFGLPAVWIDSGQREHAQVYGYTVVDAGTVVATHLNHVLHRHAAEMLGRQEVQKLLDKLGEEQKSLVEDVVPKAINLTTLQRILQNLLEEDVSIRDMRTILDTLAEYAPQQQDANELTALVRIALGRSITQQWFPGQDTLNVIGLEAQLEQVLMQAMNGNGALEPGLAETLMSQAEQALTRHEASGEPPVMVVQHSLRPLLSRFLRRRLRHLVVMSQAEIPDDRTLRVTTLVGGR
- the flhB gene encoding flagellar biosynthesis protein FlhB, translated to MADQSSDQEKTEEATPRRLQKSREEGQVARSRELTTFMLLLGGVVGMWSMGAMLYDQLGLVMEQAFLFERQQAFETGPMLVNVLNLGQRTLWTMLPLFLLLALIALVAPALLGGWLISAKSLKPQLSKLNLFKGLKRMFGVQALVELFKAIAKSTLIGGVGMAYLYFNRGEYLSLLDQPTTQALARALMMAAQACGLMVLTLLVVILIDVPYQLYSHAKKLRMSKEEVKREHKESEGDPHVKARIRSQQQAMARGRMMSKVPEADVIITNPTHYAVALQYDEKQMGAPRVVAKGADMVAARIREVGQEAGVPLLEAPPLARALYHHVDLDREIPLTLYTAVAEVLAWAFRLKHVSLEGGDVPPTPEDLPIPPELAVPGDNDEADRNASQRNDSTGGRQ
- the cheZ gene encoding protein phosphatase CheZ; this translates as MSANEQPGEAQPSSAAGEELVQRIGQLTRMLRESMRELGLDKEIEKAAEAIPDARDRLSYVATMTEQAAERALNAIDRAQPLQDSLSDDAGALDKRWAEWFAEPKELDEARELVNETRSYLAGVPDKTQATQKELLEIMMAQDFQDLTGQVIKKMMDVIREIEHQLVQVLIDAVPENMDRETMQQKANDQWENDRKREESLLNGPQIKPAADIVTDQDQVDDLLDQLGF
- the cheY gene encoding chemotaxis response regulator CheY, producing MADKNMSFLVVDDFPTMRRIVRSLLKELGYTNVEEAEDGQEALSKLRSGGFEFVVSDWNMPNLDGLEMLKQIRADDGLKELPVLMVTAEAKKENIIAAAQAGASGYVVKPFTAATLEEKLNKIFEKMGK
- a CDS encoding methyl-accepting chemotaxis protein, yielding MSRFIRNISIHVSVIVALISFAVLIGLVATLSALSDRQAGLILADLDRINVQQLNEINRADALLNQARVSLEIASNQVMLGRMAQANEQLAQADDYLNRSERRLSNFADAPKSSQGVALAGEVESNFTNVLELVRQQHVALDELNTPEFGNLRDELIEPAEALSASMAAFVAYGFDSASAMVADFQQQADRFELIKLGALLLAAAVLLLVYLGLRATVVRPLNTAVQHLQTISKADLTGKIPQGSQNEIGKLFNAMRNMQQSLVRIVGQVRDSSGSIHIGTREIAGGNADLSSRTEQQAASLQETAASMEEITATVRQNADNARQASGLALDASTTAERGGEVVDRVVQTMGGISASSKKISDITSVIDSIAFQTNILALNASVEAARAGEQGRGFAVVAGEVRNLASRSATAAKEIKELIDGSVAQVKEGSTLAEQAGETMDGVVAAVRRVTDIMDEISAASQEQSDGIEQVSQAVGQMDQVTQQNASLVQQATVAASSLEEQASRLEQAVAVFRLAGDALQASHQTQPAENAKVGTDQSRADLAARTRVPALAQPAQRQVAEVDPKPQRKARNEPVAEGEWEEF
- a CDS encoding protein-glutamate methylesterase/protein-glutamine glutaminase, translated to MGSNRIKVLCVDDSALIRDLLSEIINSQPDMEVVAVAPDPLVARDLIKRHNPDVLTLDVEMPRMDGLDFLERLMRLRPMPVLMVSSLTQAGSEVTLRALELGAVDFVAKPALGIRNGMMDYANDIAEKIRAAAKSRPRQARRPEAATRPTLKAPLVSSEKLIIIGASTGGTEAIRAVLEPLPANSPAILITQHMPGGFTRSFAERLDRLCQITVKEASDGERVLPGHAYIAPGDSHLKLARSGANYVARLDDGPPVNRHRPSVDVLFHSASTQAGRNAIGVILTGMGKDGAAGLLEMRQAGSATVAQDEASCVVFGMPREAIALGGAAEVLGLDDIPERLMALVAASGRAQRV
- a CDS encoding CheR family methyltransferase, whose product is MTTTEPGSGADPGQWSGLGQLERDLVLTDEDFTQIRKLIYQRAGIVLAEHKREMVYSRLAKRLRHHGLIRFSDYLARLARQPEAREWEEFTNALTTNLTAFFREMHHFPLLAEHVRQASGPVRLWSAAASSGEEPYSLAMTLLESLGPKASDARVVATDIDTEALARARAGVYPIEQVRKLDEARVKRFFQKGKGRHEGFARIRPEVSSLVDFQSMNLLAPQWPVKGPFDAIFCRNVMIYFDKETQARILERFAPLLKPNGLLFAGHSENFSYISKVFRLRGQTVYTLASHR
- a CDS encoding PAS domain-containing methyl-accepting chemotaxis protein yields the protein MRDNQPVTQREYKLSDQHLLITRTDLEGRITYANAAFVEVSGFTHEELIGAHHNLVRHPDMPQEAFADLWQTLKQGETWQGVIKNRRKNGDHYWVQATVTPILEEGKCLGYTSVRVKADPATAEKAAHDYARLREGRTRHLAFRQGQLVRRGPLGLIARLNLHTIRAKLVMMTLVPVLLLMLSGAAGLYGLQVSGDRVAQLNNNGVQDIADLQRIDQLLSQLMIDLERPVRNPRALRLEQIHELDDEVNVVIERVESSWESFLEGEDATQPEIASLDGQLEVAVEEGIRPTMLALIEGSGFAAYEAFNDVLRAQVELIGQSINVLVEDKLIFANALAEEAAQGQALMLKGQVIAVSLGVAFLIMLGLWTMASITRPLRRAVDFTLQVASGNLAVRSPEQRRDEVGILLKALNMMRKSLYTTTHSVQQGIEVVTPASRSIARGNEDLSARTEQQAASLQETASSMEEMTTTVQQNTDNARQASGLALDNAGRVRDTGELMHGVVKTMERITASSNKMTDIINVIDGIAFQTNILALNASVEAARAGEQGRGFAVVAGEVRSLAGRSADAAKEIRQLIDGSSSEIKEGAAQVQKAESAMAEVVSASTRVNDIMGEITAASEEQSSGIGQINQAITEMDQVTQQNAERVQQSARAASDLQYQAEQLAQAIRVFRLRGAGPEQVEAIESVQPAARAEAPRANVPPLQHDPRPVKSSPSKQGKAASSMDEEWETF